A genomic region of Ensifer adhaerens contains the following coding sequences:
- a CDS encoding MetQ/NlpA family ABC transporter substrate-binding protein codes for MKKLIIAAAIAALSAGTALAETIKVGVTPGEHAQIMEKVKEIAAPKGLDIEILEFSDYVVPNQALADGDLNANSFQHQPYLDNQIADRGFDIVSVGTTITTPMGVYSQKVKSLDELQDGATIAIPNDPTNGGRALLVLASKGLIKVKEEVGLKVTPADITENPKNITFAELDAAQLPRSLQDVDAAVINTNYAMEAGLHPKKDAIAIESEKSPYANVIAVRKADKDAPWVKTLVESYHDEKVRAFINDTFKGALIPSW; via the coding sequence ATGAAGAAGCTCATCATCGCAGCGGCGATTGCCGCTCTTTCCGCCGGCACGGCGCTCGCCGAGACCATCAAGGTCGGCGTAACGCCGGGCGAACATGCCCAGATCATGGAGAAGGTGAAGGAAATCGCGGCACCCAAGGGTCTCGACATCGAGATCCTCGAGTTCTCCGACTACGTTGTTCCGAACCAGGCTCTGGCCGATGGCGACCTCAACGCCAACTCGTTCCAGCACCAGCCCTATCTCGACAACCAGATCGCTGATCGTGGCTTCGACATCGTCAGCGTCGGCACCACCATCACCACGCCGATGGGCGTCTATTCGCAAAAGGTGAAGAGCCTCGACGAACTCCAGGACGGCGCGACGATCGCCATCCCGAACGACCCGACCAACGGCGGCCGCGCGCTGCTCGTTCTCGCGTCGAAGGGCCTGATCAAGGTCAAGGAAGAGGTCGGCCTCAAGGTGACGCCGGCCGACATCACCGAAAACCCGAAGAACATCACCTTCGCCGAACTCGATGCGGCGCAGCTGCCGCGCTCGCTCCAGGACGTCGATGCGGCTGTCATCAACACCAACTACGCGATGGAAGCCGGCCTGCATCCGAAGAAGGATGCAATCGCGATCGAAAGCGAGAAGTCGCCCTACGCCAACGTCATTGCCGTCCGCAAGGCCGACAAGGATGCACCGTGGGTGAAGACGCTGGTCGAATCCTACCACGACGAAAAGGTGCGAGCCTTCATCAACGACACCTTCAAGGGCGCGCTGATCCCGAGCTGGTAA
- a CDS encoding methionine ABC transporter permease produces the protein MSPDILLRIGGATVDTIYMVAIAGLIGSLIGGPIGIFLATSGKGELFPAPTLNRIVGLIVNATRSTPFIILVVAIIPFTRLLTGTSIGTKAAIVPLTIATIPFVARLVEAAIREIDKGLIEAARAMGATPMQIVFKVLLAEARPALTLALTMTAVSLIGYSAMVGAVGGGGLGDLGIRYGYQRFMPDVMLVVVIVLIVLVQLVQSAGDGLARRFDKKNRKT, from the coding sequence ATGTCGCCTGATATTCTCCTGCGCATCGGCGGCGCCACCGTCGACACGATCTACATGGTCGCCATCGCCGGCCTGATCGGCTCGTTGATCGGTGGGCCGATCGGTATCTTCCTCGCCACCAGCGGCAAGGGTGAGCTCTTTCCGGCGCCGACGCTCAACCGCATCGTCGGGCTGATCGTCAACGCCACGCGCTCGACGCCGTTCATCATCCTCGTTGTCGCCATCATTCCTTTCACCCGGCTTCTGACCGGCACCTCGATCGGCACGAAGGCTGCTATCGTGCCGCTGACGATCGCCACCATCCCCTTCGTCGCGCGTCTGGTCGAGGCGGCGATCCGCGAGATCGACAAGGGCCTGATCGAGGCGGCGCGCGCCATGGGCGCGACCCCGATGCAGATCGTCTTCAAGGTGCTGCTCGCCGAGGCGCGACCGGCGCTGACCCTGGCGCTCACCATGACTGCCGTCAGCCTCATCGGCTATTCGGCCATGGTCGGCGCCGTCGGTGGCGGCGGGCTCGGCGACCTCGGCATCCGCTACGGCTACCAGCGCTTCATGCCCGACGTGATGCTCGTCGTCGTCATCGTGCTGATCGTGCTGGTGCAGCTCGTCCAGAGCGCCGGCGACGGGCTGGCGCGGCGCTTCGACAAGAAGAACCGCAAGACCTGA
- a CDS encoding methionine ABC transporter ATP-binding protein — protein MSVSALKATPSADAAVVFDGVSKHFPASGTSGAFTALDTVSLTVDRGSITGIIGRSGAGKSTLIRLVNGLEKPTGGKVLVDGVDVGGLDEAALRSLRRSVGMIFQHFNLLSSRTVFGNVALPLEIAGMDKRAIEQRVLPLLDLVGLADKHGRYPAELSGGQKQRIGIARALATEPKLLLSDEATSALDPETTQSILELLKRINADLGLTVLLITHEMEVVKAVTSDVAVIDHGRIVERGHTFDVFTHPKHETTRALLSGLPGSKLPDAVARALKPAPAAGDRAVVRLTFFGAAAEKPLISQLIKSVGAEVNIIAGTIDEIGGAPYGSLVVAYGADAETSGRAERFFTENGLVTEVLGYVA, from the coding sequence ATGAGCGTTTCAGCCCTGAAAGCCACGCCATCGGCTGACGCGGCCGTCGTTTTCGACGGCGTTTCCAAACATTTTCCCGCCTCCGGCACCAGCGGCGCCTTTACCGCGCTCGATACCGTTTCGCTGACTGTTGATCGAGGCTCGATCACCGGCATCATCGGCCGGTCCGGCGCCGGCAAGTCCACGCTGATCCGGCTGGTCAACGGGCTCGAAAAGCCGACGGGCGGCAAGGTGCTGGTGGACGGCGTCGATGTCGGCGGGCTCGACGAGGCGGCGCTGCGCAGCCTGCGCCGATCCGTCGGCATGATCTTCCAGCACTTCAACCTGCTGTCCTCGCGCACCGTGTTCGGAAACGTCGCGCTGCCGCTTGAAATCGCGGGCATGGACAAGCGCGCGATCGAACAGCGCGTGCTGCCGCTGCTCGATCTCGTCGGCCTTGCCGACAAGCACGGGCGCTATCCGGCTGAGCTTTCGGGCGGCCAGAAGCAACGCATTGGCATTGCCCGGGCGCTTGCGACCGAGCCGAAGCTCCTGCTTTCCGACGAGGCGACCTCGGCCCTCGATCCGGAAACGACCCAGTCGATCCTGGAGTTGTTGAAGCGCATCAATGCCGATCTCGGCCTGACGGTGCTGCTCATCACTCACGAGATGGAAGTGGTGAAGGCGGTGACATCCGATGTGGCCGTGATCGATCATGGCCGCATCGTCGAGCGTGGCCACACCTTCGACGTCTTCACCCATCCGAAGCACGAGACGACGCGGGCGCTGCTTTCGGGCCTGCCGGGCTCGAAGCTTCCAGACGCGGTCGCCCGCGCGCTGAAGCCTGCACCGGCGGCCGGCGATCGCGCCGTCGTGCGGCTCACCTTCTTCGGGGCTGCGGCCGAAAAGCCGCTGATCTCCCAACTGATCAAATCGGTCGGCGCCGAGGTCAACATCATAGCCGGCACGATCGACGAGATCGGCGGCGCGCCCTATGGCTCGCTGGTCGTCGCCTATGGCGCGGATGCCGAGACGTCCGGCCGCGCCGAACGCTTCTTTACCGAAAACGGTCTGGTCACGGAGGTGCTCGGTTATGTCGCCTGA
- a CDS encoding NAD-dependent epimerase/dehydratase family protein, whose translation MRIVLTGSSGRIGRAIYNALAAADHDVIGIDRAPFGTTAIVDDLVDGELLERVMEGADAVIHTAALHAPHVDAVADQEFERVNVMGTHLVIAAAQAAGVGRIVFTSTTALYGHAVTEGGCAWITEETPPKPHTIYHHTKLAAEALLENAADRALHVRVLRMSRSFPEAADRVAGYRLHRGIDVRDVAAAHAAALDNGGPAFQRYIISGETPFLPTDCRRLAEDAAGLLRERAPKLSQAFADRDWPLPATIDRVYDPSAAIEKLDWKPRYGFKEVLAQLDRQSLEVLPVRR comes from the coding sequence ATGCGCATCGTCTTGACCGGGAGTTCCGGCCGTATCGGCCGGGCCATCTATAACGCACTCGCCGCTGCCGACCACGATGTCATCGGCATCGACCGCGCGCCCTTCGGCACGACGGCCATCGTCGACGATCTCGTCGATGGCGAGTTGCTGGAGCGTGTCATGGAGGGAGCAGATGCGGTGATCCATACCGCTGCCTTGCATGCGCCGCATGTGGATGCGGTTGCCGACCAGGAATTCGAGCGCGTCAACGTGATGGGCACGCATCTGGTGATCGCCGCAGCGCAGGCCGCCGGCGTCGGCCGCATCGTCTTCACCAGCACGACGGCGCTCTACGGCCATGCGGTCACCGAAGGCGGCTGCGCCTGGATCACCGAAGAAACGCCGCCGAAGCCGCATACCATCTACCATCACACCAAGCTTGCGGCCGAAGCACTGCTCGAAAACGCCGCCGATCGTGCTTTGCATGTGCGTGTGCTGCGCATGTCGCGCTCTTTCCCAGAGGCCGCCGATCGCGTCGCGGGCTACCGCCTGCACCGCGGCATCGATGTGCGTGACGTTGCCGCCGCCCATGCGGCCGCGCTCGATAATGGCGGCCCGGCCTTTCAGCGCTACATCATCTCGGGCGAGACGCCCTTCCTTCCGACCGATTGCCGCCGTCTGGCGGAGGACGCGGCGGGGCTCTTGCGTGAACGCGCGCCAAAACTGTCGCAGGCCTTCGCCGATCGCGACTGGCCGCTGCCCGCAACCATCGACCGGGTGTACGACCCGAGCGCTGCGATCGAAAAACTCGACTGGAAGCCGCGTTACGGTTTCAAGGAAGTGCTGGCCCAGCTCGACCGGCAGAGCCTCGAGGTCCTGCCGGTTCGTCGGTGA
- a CDS encoding GH1 family beta-glucosidase, with amino-acid sequence MTDPKILAERFPGDFVFGVATASFQIEGATKADGRKPSIWDAFSNMPGRVFGRHNGDIACDHYNRLEDDLDLIKSLGVDAYRFSIAWPRIIPEGTGPINEKGLDFYDRLVDGLKARNIKAFATLYHWDLPLALMGDGGWTARTTAYAFQRYAKTVIARLGDRLDAVATFNEPWCSVWLSHLYGIHAPGERNMDAALHALHFTNLAHGLGVDAIRSERANLPAGIVINAHSVYPGSDSKADKAAADRAFDFHNGVFFGPIFKGEYPDSFMSALGHRMPAIEDGDMETISRPLDWWGLNYYTPVRVSNDPAKGAEYPATVNAKPVSEVKTDIGWEVYAPALRSLVKTLNATYELPDCYITENGACYNMGVENGIVDDQPRLDYIADHLSVTADLVAEGYPMRGYFAWSLMDNFEWAEGYKMRFGIVHVDYDTQVRTIKKSGHWFQALAEEFPKGNHV; translated from the coding sequence ATGACCGATCCCAAGATCCTGGCTGAGCGCTTTCCGGGCGATTTCGTATTCGGGGTGGCAACCGCCTCCTTCCAGATCGAAGGCGCCACCAAGGCCGATGGTCGCAAGCCGTCGATCTGGGACGCCTTTTCCAACATGCCGGGGCGTGTCTTCGGCCGGCACAACGGCGATATCGCCTGCGACCACTACAACAGGCTGGAAGACGATCTGGACCTGATCAAGAGCCTCGGGGTCGATGCCTATCGGTTCTCCATTGCCTGGCCGCGGATCATTCCGGAAGGGACCGGTCCGATCAACGAAAAGGGTCTCGACTTCTACGACCGCCTCGTCGACGGGCTGAAGGCGCGCAACATCAAGGCCTTCGCGACGCTCTATCACTGGGACCTGCCGCTGGCGCTGATGGGCGACGGCGGCTGGACGGCGCGCACGACGGCCTATGCCTTCCAGCGCTACGCCAAGACCGTGATCGCCCGACTCGGCGACCGGCTCGATGCAGTCGCGACCTTCAACGAGCCCTGGTGCTCGGTTTGGCTCAGCCATCTCTACGGCATCCATGCGCCGGGCGAGCGCAACATGGACGCAGCCCTGCACGCGCTGCACTTTACCAATCTGGCGCATGGCCTCGGCGTCGACGCCATCCGCTCCGAGCGGGCCAACCTGCCCGCTGGCATCGTCATCAATGCCCATTCGGTCTATCCGGGCAGCGACAGCAAGGCCGACAAGGCAGCCGCCGATCGTGCCTTCGACTTCCACAATGGCGTCTTCTTCGGCCCGATCTTCAAGGGGGAGTACCCCGACAGCTTCATGAGCGCGCTCGGGCACCGCATGCCGGCGATCGAAGACGGTGATATGGAGACGATCTCCCGCCCGCTCGACTGGTGGGGGCTCAACTACTACACGCCGGTGCGGGTCAGCAACGATCCGGCCAAGGGGGCAGAATACCCGGCGACCGTCAATGCGAAGCCGGTGAGCGAGGTGAAGACGGATATCGGCTGGGAAGTCTATGCCCCAGCGCTCCGCAGCCTCGTCAAGACGCTGAACGCGACCTATGAGCTGCCCGATTGCTACATCACCGAGAACGGCGCCTGCTACAACATGGGCGTCGAGAACGGCATCGTCGATGACCAGCCGCGGCTCGACTACATCGCCGACCACCTGTCGGTGACCGCGGATCTAGTCGCCGAGGGATATCCGATGCGCGGCTATTTCGCCTGGAGCCTGATGGACAATTTCGAATGGGCCGAAGGTTACAAGATGCGCTTCGGCATCGTGCATGTCGACTACGACACCCAGGTGCGCACCATCAAGAAGAGCGGCCACTGGTTCCAGGCGCTGGCCGAAGAGTTTCCCAAGGGCAACCACGTCTGA
- a CDS encoding Gfo/Idh/MocA family protein — MAIEGTSEKRERRIRLGMVGGGSGAFIGAVHRIAARLDDHYELVAGALSSTPEKAENSGRELGLDPSRVYSDFKQMAIREAKLKDGIEAVAIVTPNHVHYAAAKEFLKRGIHVICDKPLTSTLGDAKKLKKAADESDALFVLTHNYTGYPMVRQAREMVANGEIGAVRLVQMEYPQDWLTENIEQSGQKQAAWRTDPARSGAGGSTGDIGTHAYNLGAFVSGLELEELAADLDSFVGGRQLDDNAHVMMRFKAKDGERAKGLLWCSQVAPGHENGLMVRVYGTKGGLEWTQKDPNYLWYTPFGEPKRLLTRAGAGAGAAANRVSRIPSGHPEGYLEGFANIYTEAARAIFAKRKGEKIDPAVTYPTIDDGMKGMVFVDACVQSSKRNGAWVKV, encoded by the coding sequence ATGGCAATCGAAGGAACGAGCGAGAAGCGCGAGCGCCGCATCCGGCTTGGTATGGTGGGCGGCGGCTCCGGCGCCTTCATCGGCGCGGTGCACCGCATCGCAGCCCGGCTCGACGATCACTATGAGTTGGTGGCCGGCGCGCTGTCGTCGACGCCGGAGAAGGCGGAAAACTCCGGCCGCGAGCTCGGGCTCGACCCGTCGCGGGTCTATTCCGACTTCAAGCAGATGGCGATCCGCGAGGCGAAGCTGAAGGACGGCATCGAGGCGGTAGCGATCGTCACGCCGAACCACGTGCACTACGCCGCGGCCAAGGAATTCCTGAAGCGCGGCATCCATGTAATCTGCGACAAGCCGCTGACCTCGACGCTTGGCGATGCCAAGAAGCTGAAGAAGGCGGCGGACGAGAGCGATGCGCTGTTCGTGCTGACGCACAACTACACCGGCTATCCGATGGTGCGGCAGGCGCGCGAGATGGTTGCCAATGGCGAGATCGGTGCGGTGCGGCTGGTGCAGATGGAGTATCCGCAGGACTGGCTGACCGAAAACATCGAACAATCAGGCCAGAAGCAGGCGGCTTGGCGCACCGATCCGGCGCGCTCGGGTGCCGGCGGTTCGACCGGCGATATCGGCACGCACGCCTACAACCTCGGCGCCTTCGTCTCCGGTCTCGAACTCGAAGAACTCGCTGCCGATCTCGACAGCTTCGTTGGCGGTCGCCAGCTCGATGACAATGCCCATGTGATGATGCGCTTCAAGGCGAAGGACGGCGAGCGCGCCAAGGGCCTGCTCTGGTGCAGCCAGGTGGCGCCGGGTCACGAAAACGGCCTGATGGTGCGCGTTTACGGCACCAAGGGCGGGCTCGAGTGGACGCAGAAGGATCCGAACTATCTCTGGTACACGCCGTTCGGCGAACCGAAACGGTTGCTGACCCGGGCTGGTGCGGGTGCCGGGGCTGCTGCAAACCGCGTCAGCCGCATTCCGTCCGGCCATCCGGAAGGTTACCTCGAAGGCTTCGCCAACATCTACACGGAAGCGGCCCGCGCCATCTTCGCCAAGCGCAAGGGCGAAAAGATCGATCCGGCCGTCACCTATCCGACCATCGATGATGGCATGAAGGGCATGGTCTTCGTCGATGCCTGCGTCCAGTCATCCAAACGAAATGGGGCATGGGTAAAGGTATAG
- a CDS encoding sugar phosphate isomerase/epimerase family protein — protein MKTIKGPGLFLAQFAGDAAPFNSWDAITKWAADCGYKGVQVPSWDARLIDLKKAATSKTYCDEFLGTARDNGVEVTELSTHLQGQLVAVHPAYDEAFDGFAAPEVRGNPKARQAWAVEQVKLALTASKNLGLNAMASFSGALAWPFVYPWPQRPAGLVEAAFDELAKRWKPILDHAEENGVDICYEIHPGEDLHDGITYEMFLERTGNHARACMLYDPSHYVLQCLDYLDNIDIYKERIRMFHVKDAEFNPTGRQGVYGGYQGWVNRAGRFRSLGDGQVDFGAVFSKMAANDFAGWAVVEWECALKHPEDGAREGADFVKHHIIRVTEKAFDDFAGAGTDDAANRRMLGI, from the coding sequence ATGAAAACCATCAAGGGGCCAGGGCTCTTTCTTGCGCAATTTGCCGGCGATGCGGCACCGTTCAATTCCTGGGACGCGATCACCAAATGGGCGGCCGATTGCGGCTACAAGGGCGTGCAGGTGCCGAGCTGGGACGCACGGCTGATCGATCTTAAGAAAGCCGCGACCTCGAAGACCTATTGCGACGAGTTTCTCGGCACGGCGCGCGACAACGGCGTCGAGGTGACCGAGCTTTCGACCCATCTGCAGGGCCAGCTGGTCGCCGTGCACCCGGCCTATGACGAGGCCTTCGACGGCTTTGCAGCACCGGAAGTGCGCGGCAACCCGAAAGCGCGCCAGGCCTGGGCGGTGGAACAGGTGAAGCTGGCGCTGACCGCCTCGAAGAACCTCGGCCTGAATGCGATGGCGAGCTTCTCCGGCGCGCTTGCCTGGCCTTTTGTCTATCCCTGGCCGCAGCGCCCGGCCGGTCTCGTCGAGGCCGCCTTCGATGAGCTGGCAAAGCGCTGGAAGCCGATCCTCGACCATGCCGAGGAAAACGGCGTCGACATCTGCTACGAGATCCATCCGGGCGAGGACCTGCACGACGGCATCACCTACGAGATGTTCCTGGAGCGCACCGGTAACCATGCCCGCGCCTGCATGCTCTACGATCCCTCGCACTACGTGCTGCAGTGCCTCGACTATCTCGACAACATCGACATCTACAAGGAACGCATCCGCATGTTCCACGTCAAGGATGCGGAGTTCAACCCGACCGGACGCCAGGGCGTCTATGGTGGCTATCAGGGCTGGGTCAACCGCGCCGGCCGTTTCCGTTCGCTCGGTGACGGCCAGGTCGATTTCGGCGCGGTGTTTTCGAAGATGGCCGCCAATGATTTCGCCGGCTGGGCGGTGGTCGAATGGGAATGCGCGCTGAAACATCCCGAAGACGGCGCGCGCGAGGGGGCCGACTTCGTCAAGCACCACATCATCCGCGTGACCGAGAAGGCCTTCGACGATTTCGCCGGTGCAGGCACGGACGATGCCGCCAACCGGCGGATGTTGGGGATTTGA
- the xylA gene encoding xylose isomerase: MSTGFFGDIAKIKYEGPESSNPLAFRHYNKDEVVLGKRMEDHLRFAVAYWHTFVWPGGDPFGGQTFERPWFKDSMDAAKLKADVAFEFFDLLGVPFYCFHDADVRPEGKSFVENTKNLNEIVDHFEKKQAETGVNLLWGTANLFSNRRYMSGAATNPDPDVFAFAAATVKTCLDATKRLGGQNYVLWGGREGYETLLNTDMKRELDQLGRFVNLVVEYKHKIGFKGAVLIEPKPQEPTKHQYDYDVATVYGFLKNYGLENEVKVNIEQGHAILAGHSFEHELALANALGIFGSIDMNRNDYQSGWDTDQFPNNVPEMALAYYQVLAGGGFTTGGTNFDAKLRRQSIDPEDLLIGHIGGMDCCARGLKAAAKMIEDKALSAPLESRYAGWQVPEAKKMLDGGFSLEEIEAWVLKSDLNPQPKSGKQELLENVVNRYV; encoded by the coding sequence GTGAGCACAGGATTTTTCGGCGATATCGCCAAGATCAAATATGAGGGACCGGAGAGCAGCAATCCGCTTGCCTTCCGCCACTACAACAAGGACGAGGTCGTGCTCGGCAAGCGCATGGAAGACCACCTGCGCTTCGCGGTCGCCTATTGGCACACGTTCGTCTGGCCGGGCGGCGACCCCTTCGGCGGCCAGACCTTCGAACGTCCCTGGTTTAAGGACAGCATGGACGCGGCGAAGCTGAAGGCCGATGTCGCCTTCGAATTCTTCGATCTGCTCGGCGTGCCCTTCTACTGCTTCCACGATGCCGACGTGCGCCCGGAAGGCAAAAGCTTCGTCGAGAACACGAAGAACCTGAACGAAATCGTCGATCACTTCGAAAAGAAGCAGGCCGAGACCGGCGTCAACCTGCTCTGGGGCACGGCGAACCTCTTCTCCAACCGGCGCTACATGTCGGGTGCGGCGACCAATCCGGATCCGGATGTCTTCGCTTTCGCGGCCGCAACGGTGAAGACCTGCCTCGACGCCACGAAGCGCCTCGGCGGCCAGAACTATGTGCTCTGGGGCGGTCGTGAAGGCTATGAAACGCTGCTCAACACCGACATGAAGCGCGAGCTCGACCAGCTCGGCCGCTTCGTCAACCTCGTCGTCGAATACAAGCACAAGATCGGCTTCAAGGGCGCGGTCCTGATCGAGCCGAAGCCGCAGGAGCCGACCAAGCACCAGTACGACTACGATGTCGCAACGGTCTACGGCTTCCTCAAGAACTACGGCCTCGAGAATGAGGTCAAGGTCAATATCGAGCAGGGCCACGCGATCCTCGCCGGCCATTCCTTCGAGCACGAGTTGGCGCTTGCCAACGCGCTCGGCATTTTCGGTTCGATCGACATGAACCGCAACGACTATCAGTCCGGTTGGGATACCGACCAGTTCCCCAACAACGTGCCGGAAATGGCGCTGGCCTATTACCAGGTTCTCGCAGGCGGCGGCTTTACGACCGGCGGCACCAATTTCGACGCCAAGCTGCGCCGTCAGTCGATCGACCCGGAAGACCTGCTGATCGGCCATATCGGTGGCATGGATTGCTGCGCCCGCGGCCTCAAGGCAGCGGCGAAGATGATCGAGGACAAGGCACTCTCCGCACCGCTCGAAAGCCGCTATGCCGGCTGGCAGGTGCCGGAAGCCAAGAAGATGCTCGACGGCGGTTTCTCGCTCGAAGAGATCGAAGCCTGGGTGCTGAAATCGGACCTCAACCCGCAGCCGAAATCGGGCAAGCAGGAGCTGCTCGAAAACGTCGTCAACCGCTACGTATAA
- a CDS encoding nuclear transport factor 2 family protein — translation MHDFNAIADAYMTAWNATDAAERAALIEKAFTADVAYRDPIMQGDSHAGIDALIAGVQGQFPGFRFTLKGAADGYADTIRFSWALGPEGVPSVIEGTDVCEIEKGRLKTVTGFLDKVPAR, via the coding sequence ATGCACGACTTCAACGCCATCGCCGACGCCTACATGACCGCCTGGAACGCCACCGACGCTGCTGAGCGCGCCGCCCTGATCGAGAAGGCCTTCACCGCCGACGTCGCCTACCGTGACCCGATCATGCAGGGCGACAGTCATGCCGGCATCGATGCGCTCATTGCCGGTGTGCAGGGACAATTTCCCGGCTTCCGCTTCACGCTGAAGGGTGCGGCGGACGGCTATGCCGACACGATCCGCTTTTCCTGGGCGCTCGGTCCGGAGGGCGTTCCCTCGGTTATCGAAGGCACCGATGTCTGCGAGATCGAGAAGGGCCGTCTGAAGACGGTCACCGGCTTTCTCGACAAGGTTCCGGCCCGCTGA
- the xylB gene encoding xylulokinase — MYLGLDLGTSGVKAMLIDGDQRIIGSASGALDVSRPHPGWSEQDPADWVRATEEAIARLKAAHPKELAAVRGIGLSGQMHGATLLDAEDRVLRPCILWNDTRSFREAAALDADPQFRAITGNIVFPGFTAPKLAWVRANEPEIFAKVRWVLLPKDYLRLWLTGEHLSEMSDSAGTAWLDTGRRRWSESLLAATDMDEKQMPSVVEGTDAAGKLRSELGARWGISGDVVVAGGAGDNAASACGMGTVGEGHAFVSLGTSGVLFAANVSYLPNPESAVHAFCHALPNTWHQMGVILSATDALNWYSGIAGRSAAELSAELGDTIKAPSGVTFLPYLSGERTPHNDAAIRGAFVGLGHESSRVVLTQAVMEGVSFAIRDSLEALRAAGTTLSRVTAIGGGSRSRYWLKSIATALNLPVDLPADGDFGAAFGAARLGLIAATGADPVATCYAPRTAETIAPEASLVSAYEESYQRYRRLYPAIKGAAS; from the coding sequence ATGTATCTCGGACTGGATCTCGGCACCTCGGGCGTCAAGGCAATGCTGATCGATGGCGACCAGCGCATCATCGGTTCGGCCTCCGGCGCGCTCGACGTTTCGCGGCCGCATCCCGGCTGGTCGGAACAGGACCCGGCCGATTGGGTGCGCGCCACCGAAGAGGCGATTGCCAGGCTGAAGGCGGCGCATCCCAAGGAACTTGCGGCCGTCAGAGGCATCGGGCTCTCGGGCCAGATGCACGGCGCGACGCTGCTCGACGCCGAAGACCGGGTGCTTCGGCCCTGCATTCTCTGGAACGACACCCGGAGTTTCCGCGAGGCGGCGGCCCTCGATGCGGACCCGCAGTTTCGCGCGATCACCGGCAATATCGTGTTCCCAGGCTTCACGGCGCCGAAGCTTGCCTGGGTGCGGGCCAACGAGCCCGAGATTTTTGCGAAGGTGCGCTGGGTGCTGTTGCCGAAGGACTATCTGCGTCTGTGGCTGACCGGCGAGCACCTGTCGGAAATGTCCGACAGCGCCGGCACTGCCTGGCTCGACACCGGAAGGAGGCGCTGGTCGGAAAGCCTGCTTGCCGCCACCGACATGGACGAAAAGCAGATGCCGAGCGTGGTCGAGGGAACCGATGCGGCCGGGAAGCTGCGTTCGGAATTGGGCGCGCGCTGGGGCATTTCCGGTGACGTCGTGGTTGCTGGCGGTGCCGGCGACAATGCGGCCTCTGCCTGCGGCATGGGCACGGTCGGCGAGGGGCATGCCTTCGTCTCGCTTGGCACTTCGGGCGTGCTCTTCGCAGCGAATGTGAGCTATTTGCCCAACCCGGAAAGTGCCGTTCATGCCTTCTGCCACGCGCTGCCGAATACCTGGCACCAGATGGGCGTGATCCTGTCGGCGACCGATGCGCTGAACTGGTATTCGGGCATCGCCGGCCGCAGCGCCGCGGAGTTGAGCGCCGAACTCGGCGACACCATCAAGGCACCCTCGGGCGTCACCTTCCTGCCCTATCTCTCGGGCGAGCGCACGCCGCACAATGACGCGGCGATCCGTGGCGCCTTTGTCGGGCTCGGTCATGAAAGCAGCCGTGTGGTTCTGACCCAGGCGGTGATGGAAGGCGTGTCCTTCGCCATCCGCGACAGCCTGGAAGCGCTTCGCGCCGCCGGTACGACGCTCTCGCGGGTGACCGCGATCGGCGGCGGTTCGCGCTCGCGCTATTGGCTGAAATCGATCGCGACGGCGCTCAACCTTCCCGTAGATCTGCCCGCCGATGGCGATTTCGGTGCTGCCTTCGGGGCGGCCCGCCTGGGGCTGATCGCGGCAACCGGCGCCGATCCCGTTGCCACCTGCTACGCCCCACGCACGGCCGAGACGATCGCGCCGGAAGCGTCGCTGGTTTCGGCCTATGAGGAGAGCTATCAGCGCTATCGCCGTCTCTATCCGGCGATCAAGGGCGCCGCGTCGTGA